A window of Rhabdothermincola salaria contains these coding sequences:
- a CDS encoding 50S ribosomal protein L25 produces MELTLTATTGRELGSRTSGRLRNEGKVPGVVYGLGRDAVAVAVEWTELRRVLTTDAGLNALIDLEIDGETELTLVKDMQRDPVRRDVLHVDFLRLDRDAETSVDVPILLTGFAKDVEDRRGIVDQTLKTFTVNAKPADIPTQFEIDVTDLTIGGVITVADVELPRGVSTDLDPEAPVVVGVGTRFTTLIDAGVDPSDAAFDEEGTGYEAEGAEGAEASDESESEGDSE; encoded by the coding sequence ATGGAACTCACCCTCACCGCCACCACCGGTCGCGAGCTCGGCTCGCGCACGTCCGGCCGTCTCCGCAACGAGGGCAAGGTCCCCGGCGTCGTCTACGGGCTGGGGCGTGACGCCGTCGCCGTCGCCGTGGAGTGGACCGAGCTGCGCCGGGTGCTCACCACCGATGCCGGCCTCAACGCCCTCATCGACCTCGAGATCGACGGCGAGACCGAGCTCACCCTGGTCAAGGACATGCAGCGCGACCCGGTGCGGCGCGACGTCCTACACGTCGACTTCCTCCGCCTCGACCGCGACGCCGAGACCTCCGTCGACGTGCCCATCCTCCTCACCGGCTTCGCCAAGGACGTCGAGGACCGTCGCGGCATCGTCGACCAGACCCTCAAGACCTTCACGGTCAACGCCAAGCCGGCCGACATCCCGACCCAGTTCGAGATCGACGTCACCGACCTCACCATCGGTGGGGTCATCACCGTCGCCGACGTGGAGCTGCCCCGGGGCGTCTCCACCGATCTCGACCCGGAGGCCCCCGTCGTCGTCGGCGTGGGCACCCGCTTCACCACCCTCATCGATGCCGGCGTCGATCCCAGCGACGCCGCCTTCGACGAGGAGGGCACGGGCTACGAGGCCGAGGGCGCCGAAGGGGCCGAGGCGTCGGACGAGTCCGAGTCCGAGGGCGACAGCGAGTGA
- a CDS encoding ribose-phosphate diphosphokinase: MELVTKKRLHLVSGRANLPLATEIAEQLGVELGDANLGRFANGELHCRFGESVRGTDVFIIQSHVGTDTMSVNDALMEQLIMVDAAQRASAKRITAVAPFYGYGRQDRKSEGREPITAKLVANMFKSAGAKRLISVDLHSGQIQGFFDGPVDHLTAMPVLVEHMRSLGDDLVVVSPDAGRVKVAERYANSLHADLAIVHKRRVKGQKNAVEARDVVGEVQGRTCVLIDDMIDTGGTIVAAAEQLMEHGAAEVHAACTHGVLSGPAIDRLKNSVITRVIVTNTLPLPSEKQLDKIEVLSVASVIADAIDAVFEDTSVSEIFGGANQS; encoded by the coding sequence ATGGAGTTGGTCACCAAGAAGCGCCTGCACCTCGTGTCGGGGCGGGCGAATCTCCCTCTGGCGACCGAGATCGCCGAGCAGCTGGGGGTGGAGCTCGGTGACGCCAACCTGGGTCGCTTCGCCAACGGCGAGCTGCACTGCCGCTTCGGTGAGTCCGTGCGGGGCACCGACGTGTTCATCATCCAGAGCCACGTCGGCACCGACACCATGTCGGTGAACGACGCCCTCATGGAGCAGCTGATCATGGTCGATGCCGCCCAGCGGGCCTCGGCCAAGCGGATCACTGCAGTCGCGCCCTTCTACGGATACGGCCGCCAGGACCGCAAGTCCGAGGGACGAGAGCCGATCACCGCCAAGCTCGTCGCCAACATGTTCAAGTCGGCCGGCGCCAAGCGCCTCATCAGCGTCGACCTGCACTCGGGGCAGATCCAGGGCTTCTTCGACGGCCCCGTCGACCACCTCACCGCCATGCCCGTGCTCGTCGAGCACATGCGCAGCCTGGGCGACGACCTGGTGGTGGTGTCGCCGGACGCCGGCCGGGTGAAGGTGGCCGAGCGCTACGCCAACTCCTTGCACGCCGACCTCGCCATCGTGCACAAGCGCCGGGTGAAGGGACAGAAGAACGCGGTCGAGGCCCGCGACGTCGTGGGCGAGGTGCAGGGGCGCACGTGCGTGCTCATCGACGACATGATCGACACCGGCGGCACCATCGTCGCCGCCGCCGAGCAGCTCATGGAGCACGGTGCCGCCGAGGTCCACGCCGCCTGCACCCACGGGGTGCTCTCGGGCCCGGCCATCGACCGGCTCAAGAACTCGGTGATCACCCGCGTCATCGTCACCAACACCCTGCCCCTGCCGTCGGAGAAGCAGCTCGACAAGATCGAGGTGCTGTCCGTGGCCAGCGTGATTGCCGACGCGATCGACGCCGTCTTCGAGGACACCTCCGTCTCGGAGATCTTCGGGGGAGCCAACCAGTCCTGA
- a CDS encoding bifunctional UDP-N-acetylglucosamine diphosphorylase/glucosamine-1-phosphate N-acetyltransferase GlmU, whose translation MDRPLSAIVLAAGEGTRMRSSRPKPLHLLCGRAMVLYVLDSLVDCDVRRAVVVVGHGAERVTKKLVDAAPHVPLEFVEQHVQRGTGDAVSVALTAFPAEDLDESDADLLVLPGDTPLLRASTITALVEAHRASDAACTMLTAHMADPTGYGRVVRGRDDRVERVVEQADATDEELAIDEVNTSIYCFRASLLAPALRRLSPENVQGEYYLTDVVGVLAAAGYQVAAVAADDAADTQGVNDRVQLSTAEAELRRRTNEAWLRKGVTMLDPERTYVDATVELATDVTLFPGTMLQGRCVIGSGAEIGPDTRLVDCVVGAASVVEHTVGRDAEIGEGTVVGPFAALDAGSRVPDGVRTGPFYTATLADPAQ comes from the coding sequence ATGGACCGCCCCTTGTCAGCCATCGTGCTCGCCGCCGGCGAAGGCACCCGCATGCGGTCGAGCCGCCCCAAGCCCCTGCACCTGCTGTGCGGGCGGGCCATGGTGCTCTACGTCCTCGATTCGCTGGTCGACTGCGACGTGCGCCGGGCGGTGGTGGTGGTGGGCCACGGTGCCGAGCGGGTCACCAAGAAGCTCGTCGACGCCGCCCCCCACGTCCCGTTGGAGTTCGTGGAGCAGCACGTGCAGCGCGGCACCGGCGACGCGGTGAGCGTCGCCCTCACCGCCTTCCCGGCCGAGGACCTCGACGAGAGCGACGCCGACCTGCTGGTCCTCCCCGGCGACACCCCGCTGCTGCGGGCCTCCACCATCACCGCCCTCGTCGAGGCCCACCGGGCCAGCGACGCCGCCTGCACCATGCTCACGGCCCACATGGCCGACCCCACCGGGTACGGCCGGGTGGTGCGAGGTCGCGACGATCGCGTCGAGCGCGTCGTCGAGCAGGCCGACGCCACCGACGAAGAGCTGGCCATCGACGAGGTCAACACCTCGATCTATTGCTTCCGGGCCAGCCTGTTGGCCCCGGCCCTGCGCCGGCTCAGCCCCGAGAACGTCCAGGGCGAGTACTACCTCACCGACGTGGTCGGGGTCCTCGCCGCCGCCGGCTACCAGGTCGCCGCCGTCGCGGCCGACGACGCAGCCGACACCCAGGGGGTGAACGACCGCGTCCAGCTCTCGACGGCCGAGGCCGAGCTGCGCCGGCGCACCAACGAGGCCTGGCTGCGCAAGGGGGTCACCATGCTCGATCCCGAGCGCACCTACGTCGACGCCACCGTCGAGCTGGCCACCGACGTCACCTTGTTCCCCGGCACCATGCTGCAAGGACGGTGCGTCATCGGCTCGGGGGCCGAGATCGGCCCCGACACCCGCCTCGTCGACTGCGTCGTGGGCGCCGCCTCGGTGGTCGAGCACACCGTCGGGCGAGACGCCGAGATCGGTGAGGGCACCGTGGTCGGTCCCTTCGCCGCCCTGGATGCGGGCAGCCGGGTGCCCGACGGCGTGCGCACGGGGCCGTTCTACACTGCGACTCTCGCCGACCCGGCCCAGTAG
- a CDS encoding 30S ribosomal protein bS22, producing the protein MGSLIKKRRKRMRKKKHKKMLKRTRFQRRAAGK; encoded by the coding sequence ATGGGTTCTCTGATCAAGAAGCGTCGCAAGCGAATGCGCAAGAAGAAGCACAAGAAGATGCTGAAGCGCACTCGTTTCCAACGCCGAGCAGCCGGCAAGTAG
- a CDS encoding 4-(cytidine 5'-diphospho)-2-C-methyl-D-erythritol kinase, with translation MSEHAPTLPVTLTAPAKLTLSLRVTGRRDDGFHLLDAEMVTLDLCDTLEVAEGDGLDIVDGSSGAAHEVEADDDNLVRRALALVGRRAHVRLHKRIPAGAGLGGGSADAAAVLRWARFDDLEAAADLGADVPFCLVGGRARVRGIGEVVEPLPVEVRTLTLWTPPFGCSTPAVYRAWDDLGGPRGEHGNDLEPAALVVEPRLAAWRERLAEVTGQRPRLAGSGSTWFVDGDHPGDGRVVVHTV, from the coding sequence ATGTCCGAGCACGCCCCGACCCTGCCCGTCACGCTGACCGCCCCGGCCAAGCTCACGTTGTCCCTGCGGGTCACGGGCCGGCGTGACGACGGGTTCCACCTCCTCGACGCCGAGATGGTCACCCTCGACCTGTGCGACACGCTCGAGGTGGCCGAGGGCGACGGCCTGGACATCGTCGACGGATCGTCCGGCGCTGCCCACGAGGTGGAGGCGGACGACGACAACCTGGTGCGCCGGGCGCTGGCGCTGGTCGGACGTCGGGCCCACGTGCGGCTGCACAAGCGCATCCCTGCCGGCGCCGGGCTGGGTGGGGGGTCGGCCGACGCCGCGGCCGTGCTGCGCTGGGCCCGCTTCGACGACCTCGAGGCCGCGGCCGATCTCGGTGCCGACGTGCCGTTCTGCCTGGTGGGCGGACGGGCACGGGTCCGCGGCATCGGCGAAGTCGTCGAACCGCTCCCGGTCGAGGTCCGCACCCTCACCTTGTGGACCCCGCCGTTCGGCTGCTCCACCCCGGCGGTCTACCGGGCCTGGGACGACCTCGGTGGTCCCCGGGGCGAGCACGGCAACGACCTCGAGCCCGCCGCCCTCGTCGTCGAGCCCCGTCTCGCGGCGTGGCGTGAACGCTTGGCCGAGGTCACCGGGCAGCGGCCCCGTTTGGCCGGGTCGGGCTCGACCTGGTTCGTCGACGGGGACCACCCCGGCGACGGTCGCGTGGTGGTCCACACCGTCTGA
- the rsmA gene encoding 16S rRNA (adenine(1518)-N(6)/adenine(1519)-N(6))-dimethyltransferase RsmA: MGEADTVTLTRTQVVELLERHGLAPSRALGQNFVVDPNTVRRIARLAEVGPGDSVVEVGPGVGSLTTALAETGATVTAVELDRHLLPVLEEVVVPLGVRVVQGDALAVDWSELLASAPAWTLVANLPYNVGTTIVLQLLDDVPAIETMLVMVQREVGERLAAGPGGGAYGIPSVKVALWATAEVVGRVPPTVFVPQPKVESVLVRIRRRPRPAVDADRDVLFALVRKAFGQRRKMLRRSLSGWVTSEMFAAAGVAPDERPEQLGIEQWGALADVVGPAPVPG, translated from the coding sequence ATGGGCGAGGCTGACACGGTGACCCTCACCCGCACGCAGGTGGTCGAGCTCTTGGAGCGCCACGGCCTGGCCCCGAGCCGGGCGCTCGGCCAGAACTTCGTGGTCGATCCCAACACCGTGCGGCGCATCGCCCGGCTGGCCGAGGTCGGTCCCGGCGACTCGGTGGTGGAGGTGGGTCCCGGCGTGGGGTCGCTCACCACGGCTCTGGCCGAGACCGGGGCCACGGTGACCGCGGTCGAGCTCGACCGGCACCTCCTCCCGGTGCTCGAGGAGGTCGTCGTGCCCCTCGGGGTGCGGGTGGTCCAGGGCGACGCGCTCGCCGTCGACTGGTCCGAGCTGCTGGCGTCGGCTCCGGCGTGGACCCTCGTGGCCAACCTCCCTTACAACGTGGGCACCACGATCGTGCTGCAGCTGCTCGACGACGTCCCCGCCATCGAGACGATGTTGGTGATGGTCCAGCGGGAGGTGGGGGAGCGCCTGGCCGCCGGTCCCGGTGGCGGCGCCTACGGCATCCCGTCGGTGAAGGTGGCCCTGTGGGCCACCGCTGAGGTCGTCGGACGGGTGCCGCCCACGGTCTTCGTGCCCCAGCCCAAGGTCGAGTCCGTGCTCGTGCGCATCCGCCGTCGTCCCCGCCCGGCGGTGGACGCCGATCGCGACGTGCTCTTCGCGCTCGTGCGAAAGGCCTTCGGGCAGCGACGCAAGATGCTGCGCCGGTCGCTGTCGGGATGGGTGACATCCGAGATGTTCGCCGCCGCGGGCGTGGCCCCCGACGAGCGGCCCGAGCAGCTCGGCATCGAGCAGTGGGGCGCGCTGGCCGACGTGGTGGGACCGGCGCCCGTGCCAGGCTGA
- a CDS encoding transglycosylase family protein, producing MVLALVVTLVCLPILALEIIGGVASADSEVAVVTTDAPQPSLVVAEAPSTTAAPDTTVPTTAEPAPVETIETTTTAAPSTTAAPQTTTTTTAPPPPPPPPPPPPPTTAPPPPPTTAAPAPPVSNGAIWDQLAQCESSGNWSMNSGNGFYGGLQFTMQSWRYVGGTDFAAMPHQASRAEQIAAAERLRAQQGWGAWPGCARLLGLL from the coding sequence ATGGTCCTCGCATTGGTGGTGACGCTGGTCTGCCTTCCGATCCTGGCGCTCGAGATCATCGGTGGGGTGGCCTCGGCCGACTCGGAGGTCGCGGTGGTCACCACCGACGCCCCCCAGCCCAGCCTGGTGGTGGCCGAGGCGCCCTCCACCACCGCTGCGCCGGACACGACAGTGCCCACGACGGCCGAGCCGGCCCCGGTCGAGACGATCGAGACAACGACCACGGCGGCGCCCTCCACCACCGCGGCCCCGCAGACCACGACCACCACCACGGCGCCTCCTCCTCCGCCCCCGCCCCCGCCTCCTCCGCCCCCCACGACCGCCCCGCCTCCTCCGCCCACCACGGCGGCACCGGCGCCCCCGGTGTCCAACGGCGCCATCTGGGACCAGCTGGCCCAGTGCGAGAGTTCGGGCAACTGGTCGATGAACTCGGGCAACGGCTTCTACGGCGGCCTGCAGTTCACGATGCAGAGCTGGCGCTACGTGGGGGGCACGGACTTCGCCGCCATGCCCCACCAGGCCAGCCGAGCCGAGCAGATCGCCGCGGCCGAACGCCTCCGTGCCCAGCAGGGCTGGGGTGCCTGGCCGGGCTGCGCTCGCCTCCTCGGCCTGCTGTAG
- a CDS encoding TatD family hydrolase → MPGDDPTLATGGLRWTDDHCHLALGADGGAGAAEQVGEARAAGVERLITVGTDLDGSRGAIASARAHDGVWATAGVHPHDASQGLDGIEALLAEPEVVAVGECGLDYHYDHSPRDTQRAVFAAQVALAHAHDLALVVHTREAWADTFAVLEAEGLPERTVIHCFTGGPDEARRCLDLGAHLSFSGIVTFKGAPEVREAAVLCPLDRLLVETDSPYLAPVPHRGRPNRPALVPLVGEAVAAARGVATAAVAEATWANAERVYHLGADGS, encoded by the coding sequence GTGCCCGGCGACGACCCGACGCTCGCCACCGGCGGGCTGCGCTGGACCGACGACCACTGCCACCTGGCCCTCGGCGCCGACGGGGGTGCCGGCGCGGCCGAGCAGGTCGGCGAGGCCCGAGCCGCGGGCGTCGAGCGGTTGATCACCGTGGGCACCGACCTGGACGGCTCCCGTGGCGCCATCGCGTCGGCCCGGGCCCACGACGGGGTGTGGGCCACCGCCGGTGTGCACCCCCACGACGCCTCGCAGGGGCTCGACGGCATCGAAGCCCTCCTGGCCGAGCCGGAGGTGGTGGCCGTGGGGGAGTGCGGGCTCGACTACCACTACGACCACTCACCCCGGGACACCCAGCGGGCGGTCTTCGCCGCCCAGGTCGCGTTGGCTCACGCCCACGACCTGGCCCTCGTCGTGCACACCCGTGAGGCATGGGCCGACACGTTCGCCGTCCTCGAGGCCGAGGGCCTGCCCGAACGGACGGTCATCCACTGCTTCACCGGAGGCCCCGACGAGGCCCGGCGCTGCCTCGACCTCGGCGCCCACCTGTCGTTCAGCGGCATCGTCACCTTCAAAGGTGCGCCCGAGGTGCGCGAGGCGGCGGTGCTGTGCCCGCTCGACCGCCTCCTCGTCGAGACCGACTCGCCCTACCTGGCCCCGGTGCCCCACCGGGGCCGTCCCAACCGGCCGGCGCTGGTGCCCCTCGTCGGAGAGGCCGTGGCCGCGGCCCGCGGCGTCGCGACTGCGGCCGTGGCCGAGGCCACGTGGGCCAACGCCGAGCGGGTCTACCACCTCGGCGCCGACGGCTCCTGA
- the metG gene encoding methionine--tRNA ligase — protein MPERFYVTTPIYYVNDVPHIGHAYTTVTADALARWHRLLGEEVTFLTGTDEHGLKVARSAEANGITPQEQADRTSARFREVWELLDITNDDFIRTTEDRHTVSVQAFMQAIFDNGWIRKGTYAGLYCVACEAYYTEADLVDGNCPIHGRPVEWLEEDNWFFELSKFTQPLLDWYEANPDAVQPEGKRNEALGLIRQGLEDVSVSRTSIDWGVPVPWDEGHVFYVWYDALINYATAVGYGSDSERFAQWWPEVHHLLGKDILRFHCVYWPAMCLAAGIEPPKKLAVHGFLLVGGEKMSKTRLNQIFPADLVADFGVDGFRYHFLRDTPFGPDGDFSYEQMVTRYNTDLANNLGNLLARVATVVTKKCGGIGPAPSPTSPLADVVAEAYEATAAGWQAIAPSVALEATWRLIGAANAHLEANEPWKMEPGPQVDAVMGDALEVLRIVAVLASPAVPRACEQVWQRIGLEGTPCDQRLPEAAAWGAYPGGLAVEKGAGLFPRIQAPAAG, from the coding sequence GTGCCTGAACGCTTCTACGTGACCACGCCGATCTATTACGTCAACGACGTCCCCCACATCGGCCACGCCTACACCACGGTCACGGCCGACGCCCTCGCCCGCTGGCACCGCCTGCTGGGCGAGGAGGTGACGTTCCTCACCGGCACCGACGAGCACGGGCTCAAGGTGGCCCGCTCGGCCGAGGCCAACGGGATCACCCCCCAGGAGCAGGCCGACCGCACCAGCGCCCGCTTCCGCGAGGTCTGGGAGCTTCTCGACATCACCAACGACGACTTCATCCGCACCACCGAGGACCGTCACACGGTGTCGGTGCAGGCGTTCATGCAGGCCATCTTCGACAACGGCTGGATCCGCAAGGGCACCTACGCCGGGCTGTACTGCGTGGCCTGCGAGGCCTATTACACCGAAGCCGACCTGGTCGACGGCAACTGCCCCATCCACGGCCGTCCGGTCGAGTGGCTCGAGGAGGACAACTGGTTCTTCGAGCTGTCGAAGTTCACCCAGCCCCTGCTCGACTGGTACGAGGCCAACCCCGACGCCGTGCAGCCCGAGGGCAAGCGCAACGAGGCCCTGGGCCTCATCCGCCAAGGACTCGAGGACGTCTCGGTGTCGCGGACCTCGATCGACTGGGGCGTGCCCGTGCCCTGGGACGAGGGCCACGTCTTCTACGTCTGGTACGACGCCCTCATCAACTACGCCACGGCCGTGGGCTACGGCTCGGACAGCGAGCGCTTCGCCCAGTGGTGGCCCGAGGTGCACCACCTCCTCGGCAAGGACATCCTGCGCTTCCACTGCGTGTACTGGCCGGCGATGTGCCTGGCCGCCGGCATCGAACCGCCCAAGAAGCTGGCCGTGCACGGCTTCCTGCTCGTCGGCGGCGAGAAGATGTCGAAGACGCGACTCAACCAGATCTTCCCGGCCGACCTGGTGGCCGACTTCGGCGTCGACGGATTCCGGTACCACTTCCTGCGCGACACCCCGTTCGGCCCCGACGGCGACTTCTCCTACGAGCAGATGGTCACCCGGTACAACACCGATCTGGCCAACAACCTCGGCAACCTGCTGGCCCGGGTGGCCACGGTGGTCACCAAGAAGTGCGGTGGGATCGGTCCGGCTCCCTCGCCCACCTCGCCGCTCGCCGACGTGGTGGCCGAGGCCTACGAGGCCACGGCCGCCGGTTGGCAGGCCATCGCTCCGAGCGTGGCGCTCGAGGCCACCTGGCGCCTCATCGGCGCCGCCAACGCCCACCTCGAGGCCAACGAGCCCTGGAAGATGGAGCCCGGCCCGCAGGTCGACGCCGTCATGGGCGACGCCCTCGAGGTGCTGCGCATCGTGGCCGTGCTGGCCTCGCCTGCCGTCCCCCGCGCCTGCGAGCAGGTGTGGCAGCGCATCGGGCTCGAGGGCACACCCTGCGACCAGCGCCTCCCCGAGGCCGCGGCGTGGGGTGCCTACCCGGGGGGCCTGGCCGTCGAGAAGGGCGCCGGGCTGTTCCCGCGCATCCAGGCCCCGGCCGCGGGTTGA
- a CDS encoding NAD(P)-dependent alcohol dehydrogenase produces MRALQIQSWQSDPVLTEVPEPDPGPGEVVVRIGGSGACHSDLHLLHDFTEGMVPWDPPFTLGHENAGWVHALGRGVSDLEVGEPVAVYGPWGCGRCPRCRVGMENYCERAAEIGVAGGGLGRDGGMAPLMLVPSSRLLVPLGDLDPVEAAPLTDAALTPYHAIKRSAALLGPGSTTVVIGIGGLGHMGVQLLAATTPTRIIAVDTRDDALALARRAGAETAVAAGDDAPAAILDATAGLGADVVIDMVGSDESLALATTVARSYSHITVVGIGGGNFSFGFFSVPYECSVATTYWGSLPELLEVVELARRGSIRAEVTRVDLEGAAGAYEDLAHGRVAGRLVVVPGS; encoded by the coding sequence ATGCGTGCGCTGCAGATCCAGTCCTGGCAGTCGGACCCGGTGCTGACCGAGGTCCCTGAGCCCGATCCCGGTCCGGGGGAGGTGGTGGTGCGCATCGGTGGCTCCGGCGCCTGCCACTCCGACCTGCACCTCCTGCACGACTTCACCGAGGGCATGGTGCCGTGGGACCCGCCCTTCACCCTCGGTCACGAGAACGCCGGCTGGGTCCACGCCCTGGGCCGGGGCGTGTCCGACCTCGAGGTCGGAGAGCCGGTCGCGGTGTACGGGCCATGGGGTTGCGGACGCTGCCCACGCTGCCGGGTCGGGATGGAGAACTACTGCGAGCGGGCGGCCGAGATCGGCGTGGCGGGTGGCGGGCTCGGGCGAGACGGGGGGATGGCCCCACTGATGCTGGTCCCCTCGTCGCGCCTCCTCGTTCCCCTCGGCGACCTCGACCCGGTGGAGGCCGCTCCCCTCACCGACGCCGCCCTGACGCCGTATCACGCCATCAAGCGGTCGGCGGCGCTGCTCGGACCGGGCAGCACGACCGTGGTGATCGGCATCGGCGGGCTCGGCCACATGGGGGTCCAGCTCCTCGCCGCGACGACGCCCACCAGGATCATCGCCGTCGACACGCGTGACGACGCGCTCGCCCTGGCCCGCCGGGCCGGGGCGGAGACCGCGGTGGCGGCCGGCGACGACGCCCCGGCGGCGATCCTCGACGCCACCGCCGGACTCGGCGCCGACGTGGTCATCGACATGGTGGGCAGCGACGAGAGCCTGGCGCTGGCCACCACGGTGGCCCGCTCCTACTCCCACATCACGGTCGTCGGCATCGGCGGCGGGAACTTCTCGTTCGGGTTCTTCTCGGTGCCCTACGAGTGCTCGGTGGCGACCACGTACTGGGGCTCGCTCCCCGAGCTACTGGAGGTCGTCGAGCTGGCCCGCCGGGGATCGATCCGCGCCGAGGTGACCCGGGTCGACCTGGAGGGCGCCGCGGGCGCCTACGAGGACCTCGCGCACGGTCGCGTGGCCGGCCGCCTCGTGGTCGTGCCCGGCAGCTGA
- a CDS encoding MarR family winged helix-turn-helix transcriptional regulator: MAADDEHTGGMTAADGPDQPGLVRALRDLVAPDDLDRVVLALRAMRFGRLVERHLQVLLRPTGLERSEFSVLTALLLAPPERGQSPTELARTVVQTTSGMTKTVNRLVARELVRRAEDTSDARGVVVTLTTQGRTTAAQLLDELAVGLDEVLGASTTDARAGLTDALAAVLPALERSADVTRT, translated from the coding sequence GTGGCAGCCGACGACGAGCACACCGGCGGGATGACCGCCGCCGATGGCCCCGACCAGCCCGGACTGGTGCGGGCGCTGCGCGACCTCGTCGCTCCCGACGACCTCGACCGTGTCGTGCTCGCCTTGCGGGCCATGCGCTTCGGACGCCTGGTCGAGCGCCACCTCCAGGTGCTCCTGCGTCCCACCGGGCTCGAACGCTCCGAGTTCTCGGTGCTCACGGCGCTGCTCTTGGCGCCGCCCGAGCGCGGCCAGTCGCCCACCGAGCTGGCCCGCACCGTGGTGCAGACCACCAGCGGCATGACCAAGACCGTCAACCGCCTGGTGGCTCGCGAGCTCGTGCGTCGAGCGGAGGACACCAGCGATGCCCGGGGAGTGGTGGTCACCCTCACCACGCAGGGTCGGACCACGGCGGCGCAGCTGCTGGACGAGCTGGCCGTCGGCCTCGACGAGGTGCTGGGGGCCAGCACCACCGACGCGCGCGCCGGGCTCACCGATGCGCTGGCCGCCGTGCTGCCGGCCCTCGAGCGATCGGCCGACGTCACCCGGACCTGA
- a CDS encoding DNA recombination protein RmuC: MVLLAVASLVVAVGCAVALVVVLARRSPPAPAVPEQPVTEELVAATVAALRAEQVATVQAAVESVVSVAGEQLGSRVEVADRALAQRQAAISTALEEDRNVVGRELAEARRQLTQMAELVGDLRRERAEQQGRLEQGLAEAVRSTTALTGTTDALRQALASTKARGQWGERMAEDVLRVAGFVEGINYRKQTAIAGGTIPDLTFPLPGGRELHMDVKFPFDNYLRALEADSDTERESYEAKFLSDVKARIREITTRSYIDAETTVDHVVLFIPNEAIFAFVHERDPGLVDHAIGQKVVICSPSTLFAVLAVVRQAVEQFRLERTSDEILACLASFEKEWTKYSESFAKLGSQMATAAKTYDALAGTRTNQLERTLAHIERLRTERGLEAVTPLSVAPATDGLTPSRAEGADEAPTSIDTRYLEAPTLDRAVGDDDRRAPTRPASLRLK, translated from the coding sequence ATGGTCTTGCTCGCCGTTGCCTCACTCGTGGTCGCCGTCGGTTGCGCCGTGGCGCTCGTGGTCGTGCTCGCACGCCGGTCGCCGCCCGCCCCGGCCGTGCCGGAGCAGCCCGTCACCGAGGAGCTGGTGGCGGCCACCGTGGCCGCGCTGCGCGCCGAGCAGGTGGCCACCGTGCAGGCGGCGGTGGAGTCGGTCGTGAGCGTCGCCGGCGAGCAGCTCGGCAGCCGGGTCGAGGTGGCCGACCGCGCCCTCGCCCAGCGCCAGGCCGCCATCTCCACCGCCCTCGAGGAGGACCGCAACGTCGTCGGGCGCGAGCTCGCCGAGGCCCGCCGCCAGCTCACCCAGATGGCCGAGCTGGTCGGCGACCTGCGGCGCGAGCGGGCCGAGCAGCAGGGTCGCCTCGAGCAGGGGCTGGCGGAGGCGGTGCGGTCCACCACCGCTCTCACCGGCACCACCGACGCCCTCCGCCAGGCCCTGGCCAGCACCAAGGCCCGCGGCCAGTGGGGCGAGCGCATGGCCGAGGACGTGCTGCGCGTCGCCGGGTTCGTCGAGGGCATCAACTACCGAAAGCAGACGGCCATCGCCGGGGGCACCATCCCCGACCTCACCTTCCCCCTGCCCGGTGGTCGTGAGCTGCACATGGACGTCAAGTTCCCGTTCGACAACTACCTGCGGGCCCTCGAAGCCGACTCCGACACCGAGCGCGAGTCCTACGAGGCCAAGTTCCTGTCCGACGTCAAGGCCCGCATCCGCGAGATCACCACCCGCTCCTACATCGACGCCGAGACCACCGTCGACCACGTGGTGCTGTTCATCCCCAACGAGGCCATCTTCGCCTTCGTCCACGAGCGCGATCCGGGGCTGGTCGACCACGCCATCGGCCAGAAGGTGGTCATCTGCTCCCCGTCGACCCTGTTCGCGGTGCTGGCCGTGGTGCGCCAGGCCGTCGAGCAGTTCCGCCTCGAGCGCACCAGCGACGAGATCCTGGCCTGCCTCGCCTCGTTCGAGAAGGAGTGGACCAAGTACTCCGAGAGCTTCGCCAAGCTGGGCAGCCAGATGGCCACTGCGGCCAAGACCTACGACGCCCTGGCCGGCACCCGCACCAACCAGCTCGAGCGGACCCTGGCCCACATCGAGCGCCTTCGCACCGAACGGGGTCTCGAGGCGGTCACGCCTCTGTCGGTGGCGCCGGCCACCGACGGCCTCACCCCGTCTCGTGCCGAGGGCGCCGATGAGGCGCCGACCTCGATCGATACGCGGTACCTCGAGGCGCCGACGCTCGACCGGGCGGTCGGCGACGACGACCGTCGGGCCCCGACCCGCCCGGCGTCGTTGCGCCTCAAGTAG